One segment of Aquimarina sp. BL5 DNA contains the following:
- a CDS encoding FAD-binding oxidoreductase, which translates to MPFSYWEHKTWLSNIDFTIIGSGIVGLNSAIRLREKFPKAKILVLERGILPNGASTKNAGFACFGSLSEILDDLHTHSEEEVLQLVQKRYKGLQLLRKNLGSTNIDYIADGGYELFTETDHNLYETCLSKMENINSFLKPIFKEDVFLPKDNIFNFKNIQPQYIVNQFEGQIDTGKMMDALLRKTQICDIKILNNCSVQALTDTNDSVEIKTDHFTLSSNKVLIATNGFASQLGLKEVKPARAQVLITKPIQNLHIKGTFHLDRGYYYFRNIDDRILFGGGRNLDFKTEETTELTQTTLIQQKLEELLQTVILPDKNFEIEHRWSGIMGVGNQKKSIVKQISNNVFCGVRLGGMGVAIGSLVGKELADLL; encoded by the coding sequence ATTGGGAACATAAAACCTGGTTATCTAATATTGATTTTACGATCATAGGTAGCGGGATCGTAGGACTTAATAGTGCGATTCGCTTAAGAGAAAAATTTCCGAAAGCTAAAATTCTAGTGTTGGAAAGAGGAATCCTACCTAATGGGGCCAGTACAAAAAATGCAGGTTTTGCATGCTTCGGAAGTTTATCAGAAATTCTTGATGATCTCCATACCCATTCTGAGGAAGAGGTATTGCAGCTTGTACAAAAAAGATATAAAGGACTTCAGTTATTACGCAAAAATCTGGGAAGTACAAATATAGATTATATTGCTGATGGCGGTTATGAACTTTTTACAGAAACCGATCACAATTTATATGAAACCTGTCTTTCAAAAATGGAAAATATTAACTCATTTCTAAAACCTATTTTTAAGGAAGATGTATTTTTACCAAAAGATAATATTTTCAATTTTAAAAACATTCAACCTCAATATATTGTAAACCAGTTCGAGGGACAAATTGATACTGGTAAGATGATGGATGCTTTATTACGCAAAACCCAGATTTGTGATATTAAGATACTTAATAATTGCAGTGTACAAGCTCTTACAGATACTAATGATTCCGTAGAAATAAAAACAGATCATTTTACGTTATCATCAAATAAAGTATTAATCGCTACCAATGGTTTTGCCTCTCAACTAGGTCTTAAGGAGGTCAAACCGGCAAGAGCACAAGTTCTGATTACCAAACCTATTCAGAATTTACATATCAAAGGAACTTTTCATCTGGATAGAGGCTATTATTACTTCAGAAATATTGATGATAGAATTCTCTTTGGTGGAGGAAGAAATCTGGATTTTAAAACAGAAGAAACTACAGAATTAACACAAACCACATTAATACAACAAAAATTAGAGGAACTATTACAAACAGTAATTTTACCTGATAAAAACTTCGAAATTGAACATCGCTGGAGTGGAATTATGGGTGTTGGAAATCAAAAAAAATCTATAGTTAAACAAATTTCTAACAATGTCTTCTGCGGAGTACGACTTGGAGGAATGGGTGTTGCCATTGGAAGTCTTGTTGGCAAGGAATTGGCCGATCTTTTATAG
- a CDS encoding 3-oxoacyl-ACP synthase — protein MKKIKEELYDHCKQFIQDRHNRIQNRIANIQESLTSETKSTAGDKHETGRAMLQLEREKAGAQLAEVQKLQEVLAKIDTHSSSQVIRLGNIVKTSKGNYYLSISVGEISINNNSYFAIATNTPIGKLLLGKTTGEKFRFNNTLIEIIDIS, from the coding sequence TTGAAAAAAATAAAAGAAGAACTATATGATCATTGTAAGCAATTCATACAAGATCGCCATAATCGCATTCAAAATAGGATTGCCAATATACAGGAATCATTAACCTCTGAAACAAAAAGTACAGCAGGTGATAAACATGAGACAGGAAGAGCTATGCTTCAGTTAGAAAGAGAAAAAGCAGGTGCGCAATTAGCCGAAGTTCAGAAGTTACAGGAGGTTTTAGCTAAAATCGATACACACTCATCTTCTCAGGTCATACGATTAGGAAACATTGTAAAAACCTCTAAGGGGAATTATTATTTAAGCATTTCTGTAGGGGAAATCAGTATTAATAATAACTCCTATTTTGCTATAGCCACCAATACTCCTATTGGGAAATTGTTGTTAGGGAAAACTACAGGCGAAAAATTTAGGTTTAACAATACTCTTATTGAGATCATTGATATAAGTTAA
- the mtgA gene encoding monofunctional biosynthetic peptidoglycan transglycosylase, protein MKKIFRFIYKGFLAFFIFSILWVLIYKWIDVPGTPLMGIRHFQSENEASIKHQWVPLKDISKNLQLAIICSEDQRFITHNGFDTEAIQKAISEHKAGKRLRGASTISQQTAKNVFLWPKRSWIRKGLESYFTFLIETFWSKERILEIYLNSIEMGDEIFGAEAAAKFWFNKSSKDLNAHEATAIAAILPNPRKYLADPPSMYVQKRKEWILQQMRNYGSLSFSK, encoded by the coding sequence ATGAAAAAAATATTTCGTTTTATATATAAAGGCTTTCTAGCCTTCTTTATCTTTAGTATACTATGGGTACTCATATATAAATGGATTGATGTTCCAGGAACTCCGTTAATGGGTATTCGTCATTTTCAATCTGAAAATGAGGCTTCAATAAAACACCAATGGGTTCCGTTAAAAGATATTTCTAAGAACCTACAACTTGCCATTATCTGTAGCGAAGATCAACGATTTATAACACATAATGGTTTTGACACCGAAGCCATCCAAAAAGCAATTTCTGAGCATAAAGCAGGTAAACGATTACGAGGAGCCAGTACCATCTCACAACAAACGGCAAAAAATGTTTTCTTATGGCCAAAACGCAGTTGGATCCGTAAAGGATTAGAAAGTTATTTTACTTTTTTAATCGAAACCTTCTGGAGTAAGGAGCGTATCTTAGAAATATATCTAAACAGTATAGAAATGGGAGATGAAATATTCGGTGCTGAAGCTGCTGCAAAATTCTGGTTTAACAAATCCTCAAAAGATTTAAACGCTCATGAGGCCACTGCAATAGCCGCTATTCTTCCTAATCCTAGAAAATATTTAGCAGACCCACCATCAATGTACGTTCAGAAAAGAAAAGAATGGATTCTTCAGCAAATGCGTAATTATGGTTCGCTTTCTTTTTCAAAATAA